The Methylocella silvestris BL2 DNA segment GACGAATACGACCGGATCGTCGAGCGACTGAGGACTGGCGAGGCCGGCGCCGGCGCGCCACAGCTGGGTGAGCTCATGCCTTCGTTCGTCCTGCCGGCTGCCGATGGAAGGCTCGTGAGCCTCGACCAGCTTCTCGCGCGCGGTCCGCTCGTCGTCAGCTTCAATCGCGGCCACTGGTGTCCATTCTGCAAGATTGAGCTACGCTCGCTCGCCGCCGCCGAGGGCGACATCGTCGGCTGCGGCGCGCAGATCGTTTCGATCATGCCGGACCGGCAACCGTTCGTCGCGCCGCTGGCGGCAGAGCTCGCCGGCAAGGTGTTGATCCTGACCGATATGGACAACAGCTATGCCTTGTCCCTTGGCCTGGCGATGTGGATCGGCGCCCCAGTTCAAAAATTGTGTTTAGACTACGGCCTTCCACTTCAGGACTTCCAAGGCAATAACGCCTGGTTTTTGCCTCTGCCGGCGACATTCGTGGTGGCGCCTGACGGACGCGTCGCCGCGCGTTTCGTCAATCCGGAGTTCCGCGCGCGCATGGCGATCGAAGATATCATGGCGGCGCTTCAGTCGCAGCGGGCCTGACAGGGCTACGCCAAACTCAGGGGGCCGGCGGCTCCCAGGCCCTCGCGCGGAGAAGATTAATCAGCGCTGCCGTCTGCACATCCCGCTCACGCCCGGCGACGGCGTAAAGATAGAGCGTTCGCTTGAGATCAAGGTCGGACGCCGCGATTCGAAGCACACCCTCGGGGCAAGGGGTGCTTTTCGGCAGGATCGCGACGCCAAGCCCTTCCCCGACGAGCTGCATGAGATCG contains these protein-coding regions:
- a CDS encoding peroxiredoxin-like family protein; its protein translation is MNTRTKLREALANICAAEMTLGQRLAAYAAAMREFKSPFSDEYDRIVERLRTGEAGAGAPQLGELMPSFVLPAADGRLVSLDQLLARGPLVVSFNRGHWCPFCKIELRSLAAAEGDIVGCGAQIVSIMPDRQPFVAPLAAELAGKVLILTDMDNSYALSLGLAMWIGAPVQKLCLDYGLPLQDFQGNNAWFLPLPATFVVAPDGRVAARFVNPEFRARMAIEDIMAALQSQRA